In the Candidatus Acetothermia bacterium genome, AGATCGAGACCCGGTATGCAGGTCCTGAGCGGTTCTACATCGCCGGCGACGCCGCGTTCCTCGTGTACGTGAACCGGTACATGCGCCGGGACCTGGGGTTCCTCCTCCCAGTGGTGATCGCGGTGGTGGTGGCCGTGCTGTTCGTGAGCTTCCGCACCGTGCGGGGGGTGGTGCTACCGCTGGCGGTGGTGCTGGTGGCGGTGATCTGGACCCTCGGCCTCCTCGCCATGACCGGGACGAAGCTGACCATGATCTCCACGTTCCTGCCGGTGCTGCTGGTGGCGGTGGGGTCGGCGTACGGCATCCACGTGGTCAACGACTACAGCCAACGGACCGGGTGGGGTGGGGACCGCCGGGAACGGGTGGCGGCGACGGTGGAGGACATGTTCATCCCGGTGCTCGGGGCGGCCCTGACCACCGCGGCCGGGTTTCTCACCCTGCTCTCTTCGTTCCTGAACCCAACCAAGGAGTTCGGACTGTTCTCGGCGTTCGGGGTGATGGTCGCGTTCGTGCTAACGATCACCCTGATCCCAGCCGTCCTCGCCCTGCTGCCCTCGCCCAAACCGCGCCGGAAAGGGACCCGTCCGTGGCTGGACCGGGCCGCGGCCCGTGGGGCGGCGTTCCTCGCCCGGCGGCCGGTGTGGACGGTGGTCGCCGCGGCGCTGGTATTGAGCGCCTTCCTGGCCGGGGTCCCGCTCCTCAAGGTGGAATCCGACGTGACCAAGTACTTTCGCGCCAACTCCCCGGTGGTCCGGGGCCTCAACTTCGTCGAGGACCGATTCGGGGGAAGCCAAGAGCTCTCCGTGGTCATCGACACCGGCCGCCGGGACGGGCTCAAGGACCCGGAGGTGCTGCGGTTCATGGACCGCCTGCAAGGTTTCCTCGAGGGGCGCCCGGAGGTGGGGAGCACCTCGTCGCTCGCCGACCTGGTGAAGGAGACGTACTTCACCCTGCGCGGGGATGATCCCGCGTACTACGCGGTCCCCGAGAACGCCAAGGCCGTGGCCCAGGTGCTGCTCCTCTACGAGATGGGCGGGGGCGAGGTAACCCGGAGCATGGCCACCCGGGATTTCGGGAAGGGCCGGATCACCGCCCGGGTCCGTTCGGTGGGCCTGGAGGGGTTCGCCGAGCTCACCCGGGCGGTGGACGGGTTCGTGGGGAGGGAGATGCCGTCGGGCGTGCTCTCCTACTACCTGACCGGATCGCCCAGCCTGTACATCCAACTGTCGAAGAAGCTCATCCAGTCCCAGGTCGTCAGCCTGGGGGCCAGCCTGGGGGCGGTGGGGGCGATCGTCGCCGTACTCATGGCGTCGCTCGGGGCCGGGCTCCTGTCCCTGATCCCCCTCGTGGTGTCCATCGCCGGGAACTTCGGGATCATGGGCTACGCTGGGGCGTACCTGGACATGGCCACGGTGATGATCGCGAGCCTGTCGGTGGGGATCGGGGTGGACTACGCGGTCCATTTCCTGTCCCGCTACCGACGGGAGCGGGCCGCCGGCCGCGGCCACGAGGAGGCGTTGGCGGAGACGTTCCGCACCTCCGGACGGGGGATCCTGGTGAACGCAGCCACCTTGACCCTGGGCTTCCTCGTGATGCTCCTCTCCAACTTCGGGGCGCTGGTCACCTTCGGTTGGCTGATCACGGTCACCATGCTCACCAGCCTGGTGGGGGCGTTGTTCATCCTCCCGGCGGCCCTGGGCTGGGTGCGCCCGGCGTGGCTCCTGCCGCGGGTGCGCCTGGTGCGAACCGGGCGGGGATACCGCGTGCAGATGGCGGGGGCAGATCCGCCCACCGATGAAACGAAGGAGGTGCGCGATGAAGCACGGGACTGAAGCGCTGTTGGCGCTGGCGATGTTGGCGGTGCCGCTCTTGGCGCTCGGCCAGGGGATCACGGCCGACGACATCCTGGCCAAGGTGGAGGACCAGGGTTTCTTCGGCACGGGGAGGGGCAACCTGTACGGGGCGCTCGCGGTGACCATCGAGGAGCCCGGCCAGGCCCCGGTGGACTACGCGTTCCGGGTGTGGGCCAAGGAATACCCGGATGGTCTCACCAAGACCCTGCTCCTGTACGCGGCCCCGGAGGCGGTGGCCGGGACGATGTACCTCGCCCACATCCCGGAGGAAGGGATGGCCCGGATGTGGCTGTGGCTGCCGGCGTTGGAGCTCGTCAAGGAGCTCGTGGGCGAGGAGGAGCGGAAAGGGGAGTTCATCTCCGGAAGCGGCATCACCTACGACGACGTGGCCCAAGGGTTCAGCTACCGGGAGGACTACACCCCCCAGCTGGTGGGGGAGGAGGCGGTCGGTGGGCACCCGACCTGGGTCCTCGCCCTCACCCCCAAGGGGGCCAAGGCGGAGTGGGCGCGGATTCGCCTGTGGGTCCACAAGGACGCGTACCTGGTGCTTAAGGTGGAGTTCTACGACCGGAACGGGGCGTTGGCCCGGGTCCTTTTCGCCGAGGACCTGGTGGAGGACGCCCTTGGCCTCCGCCCGAGCCGGCTGGTGGTGGAGGACCGGACGGAGAAGACCCGCGCCGTCGTGGAGATCCAAGAACGGTCGGAAGCGGAGATCCCGGACGCGTACTTCTTGCCCGAGAACCTGCCCTACCTCGCCCCCTGAGGGCGGGGTCCGCCCCGGGGGTTCGTCGGCCGCGAACCTCGAACAAGGACGGCCGCTGGACGTGAACGCCCGATGTCCGCGCTGATCTGGGCCGGGTTCGCCCTGTCCTTGGCCGCCCTCCTCGGCCTGGCGCGGTGGAGCCTGTGGGGGGCGATGGCGGTCGGGGCGGCCATCCTGGGCGTGTTCACCCTTCCCCTTCGGGAGGTGATCCCGACCCTGGCCGCGGTGCTGACCGACCCCGGGGTGCTCCTGCTCGGGCTGGCGGTGAGCGTGATGCCCCTGATCGGGGCGGCGATGGAGCGGACCGGGCGCATGGATGCCCTGGTAGAGAACCTGGGAGTGGGGCGGCGGGCCGTGTTCGCCCTGGCTCCTGCCCTCCTGGGGATGCTCCCCATGCCCGGTGGGGCGCTCCTCTCTTCGCCCCTGCTGGAGCGGACCGGTGGGGCGACAGCAGAGGTGCGGGCCGCGGCCAACGTGTGGTTTCGGCACGCGATGCTGTTCGTGTACCCGATCTCCGCCTCCCTCATCACCGCGGCCAAGTTGGCTGGCCTCGATGTGTGGACGGTGCTCCCCTACCAGCTCCCAGCCCTCGTCCTGTCCGCAGCCCTGGGCTACATCTGGCTCCTGCGCCCGGTGTCCGGTCGTCTGGACCCAAGCGGGCCACGATCCCCAGCCGCGCTCCTCGCCCCGCTCGCGATCCTCCTCGCCGCCCCGGCCCTGGACCTCCTCCTCAAGCGGGCGGCCCACCTCCCGGTGCCGGAGCTGGCCACGTTGGCTGGGGTGACCGCGAGCCTGGCTCTCGCCGCGTGGGGCAAGCTCACGGTGTGGGACGTGGTCCACCTGGCCCGCCGGGGGAAGCCGTGGCGGTTCGGCCTGATCGTGGCAGGGATGTTCGCGTACCTCGCGGCCTTCCAGCGCTCCGGGATGCCGGGGCTCATCTCTGGGTTGCACCTCCCGCCCCAGGTGCTGTGCCTGGGGATCGGATGGCTGCTTGGGTTCGCCACCGGGCGGCAGCAAGCGGCCACCTCCATCGTGATCCCCATCTACACCGCGAGCTACGGCCTGATGGGGCCGTGGGCGTTCGCCGTGACCTATTTCGCCTCGTACTTAGGGTACCTCTTGTCCCCGCTCCACCCGTGCCTCACCGTGTCCGCGGCGCATGCCGGGACCACCCTCGGGGCCACCTGGCAACGGCTGCTGCCGCCGAGCGTGGTTGCCCTCCTGGTCACAGCCGTGGCCGGGTTTGTGGTGCTCTAACCGTGCGGCGGCTCGCGAACGAGGTCGAGGTCGGGCACAGCCCCCCTGGTTAGGACAGTCCGGATCCGGTCCATCAGCCGGACCATGAACCGCAGGTTGTGCACCGTGGCCAGCCGGTAGTAGGAGAGCTCTCCGGACCGAAAGAGGTGATGCAGGAACGCCCGGGGGTACCGTCGGCACGTGAGGCAGTCGCACCCCTCCTCGATGGGCCGATCGTCGCGGCGGAGCCTCCCTGTCTTGATGGAAAGACGAAACCTGGGCTCCCCAAACCCAAGCAGAACTCCGTTCCGTGCCAGACGCGTCGGGGCAGCGCAGTCGAACGTGTCCACCCCCAAGCTCACCGCGACCAGGATGTCCTCCACCGCCCCGATCCCGAGGAGGTGGCAGGGACGGTCCCGGGGGAGCTCGGCCACCGTCCACTCGAGCACCCGGTGCATGTCCTCCTTGGACCGGCCCAACGACCCGCCGATCGCGAACCCGGGGAACCCCATGCTGGCGATGGTTCGCGCCGACGCCCGGCGCAGGTCCTCGTACGCCCCGCCCTGGACGATCCCCCATAGGGCCTGATCCGGATTGGGGCCAAGCCCCTGCGTCCCTTCGAACGCACGCAGGGCCCGCTCCGCCCAGCGGTGGGTCCGGTCCATCGCCGCCTTGGTGTACGCACGGTCGTGGAACGGAGAGGTGCACTCGTCCAAGGGCAAGATCACATCCGCCCCGAGGAGCCGTTCGAGGAGGATCACCTCCTCCGGGCTGAAGAAGATCCACGACCCGTCGATCACCGACCGGAACCGGACCCCATCCTCGGTGAGCCGGACGAGGGATTCCCCCATCGGCCGGATGGGCGCCGCGCCGGGGAAGATGGGCGCGATCTTCCCCACCCCGTGGACCTTGCCTGCCCCGAGGCTGAACACCTGGAACCCGCCGGAGTCCGTGAACCAGGGGCCTTGCCAGCCGGTGAACCCGTGCAGCCCCCCAAGGGCCCCGATCGCCTCCGCGCCTGGGCGCAGGGCCAGGTGGTAGGTGTTGGCGATCAGCACCTCCACCCCGATCGCCTCCAGGTCTTGGACCGCAAGGGCCTTCACCGTGCCCCGGGTGGCCACGGCCACGAATGCCGGGGTCTGAACCACGCCGTGGGGGGTGAAGAGCTCGCCAAGGCGGGCCTCCGTCCCCGGGACCTCGGCCAGGATCCGGAACGAGGACATGGGCTAGTAGAACACGGTGAGGGTGCGGTGGTGGGGGACCGGCAGCTGGCGCTGGCTTAGGTGCCACAGGAGCCAATCCACCTCGAACGCCCTGAGCGGCCGGCCGCGGCGTTCCAGGGCTGCAGTGAGCTCCTCCACCGCGACCACCGTCGCCGCCCGCAGCTCCACCTCCGGTGGGGACCCGGCCGGGATCGGTTCCATCCGGTCGAGGCGCTGGGCCAGCGCGGGGTGAAGGGCAAGCGCCCCTTCTGCGCGGAGGATCTGGGGAAGCTTGTAGTCGGCGAACGCCGTGAGCCAATCGAGGTCCGTGAGCCTTCCTGGGCCCTCCCCGGCGAACGCCCCGGCGAGGTCCGCGCACAGGATCTGGGCCCGCTTGTGGAAGAACACCGCGCGGCCGCGGTACTCGGCGGCGTCGCGGAACGAGGGGAGGTGGGCGGTGAGAAGCTCCACCAGGCGCCGGCAGGAGCCCCGGGCGGCGGCGAAAAACGCCCGCGCGGAACCAAACCGGAGCAGCGCCTCCCCGACCTCCCGTACGACCCGCGCCCGCAGGGGAAGGAGGGCGATGTCCCCCAGGATGCGGCGCAGCCCGTCCACGTCGAGCGCGGCCATGTTCTCGGGCTCAAAGAACTCCGGGTCCCCTTCCGCGGCCCGACGCAGGGCATAGGCCAGGGCGAAGTACCCGGTGAGCCGTTCCCCAGCGGGCCCGGCCACGGACCACGCCTTGTTCGGCCAGAAACAAAAGTTCAATGCGTCCAGGACGAGGAGGTAGCGCAGGGAGAGCTCCTCTGCCCCGCGGAAGTGGTAGCGGCCCTCCCAGGTGGAGAGCGGGAGATCGACCAGCCACCCCGCCAGGGCGTCGAGCGCGTTCCGATCGAGGCGCACCCAGCGGGCCCGGCGCACAATCCACCGAGATCCCGTTCGGACCGGGTTCTCCATCGCCGTCAGCCCTCGAACACCGGGGGGACGAAGAAGTACCCGTCGCGGGCCGCCGGCGCGTTCGCCATGGCCTCCTCCGGGGACACCGAGGCCCGGGGCTCGTCTTCCCGCCACGCGTTGACCTGGCCCGGCAGCGGGGTGAACGGAGGCACGTCCTCGGTGGGGAGCTCCTGGAGCTTTTGGAAGTAGTCGAGGATCCGGGAGAGGTCGGCCCGCAGATGCCGCCGCTCCTCCGGGGACAAGCTCAACCCGGAAAGGGCCTCCACGCGCTCCATGGTCCGCTCGTCGATCACGTTCACACCCCCAGCAGGGTCAGCGCCTCCCCGAACCGGCGATCCACCTCCCGGGCCAGCGCCTCCGGCACCCCCGCCTCCACCACGCGCAGCGCCTCGGCCCGCGCCCGTTCAAGGAGCCGGAGGTCCCGCACCAGGTCCGCCGCCCGGAGCTGGGACACGAACCCATGCTGCTGCGTCCCGAGGAGGTCGCCGGGCCCGCGGATGCGCAGGTCCGCCTCGGCGATCTTAAACCCATCGGAGAGGTCGCGAAAGGCGGAGAGGCGTTCTCGGGCGTCGTCGGCGGTGGGGTCGGCGATGGCGAAGCAGATCGCGGGCTGGCCCTTGCGGCCGATTCGCCCCCTGAGCTGGTGGAGCTGGGCAAGGCCGAACCGGTCGGCATGCTCGATCACGAGGAACGAGGCGTCTGGCACGTCCAAACCCACCTCGACCACGGTGGTCGCCACCAGGAGCTGGATCTCTCCCTCCCGAAACGCGCTCAAGGCCGCCCGTTTCTCCTGAGGGGACATGCGCCCGTGGAGCAGGCCCACCCCATGGTCGGGGAACCGCTGCCGCAGCTCCGCGTAGGCCGACTGAGCCGCCCGTAGGTCCAGCTCCGCCGACTCCTCCACCAGGGGGAACACCACGTACCCCTTCTCCCCCTGCCCAAGAAGGCCCCCCACCTCTCGGTACACCTCCTCCCGATGGGACTCCGAGACCCAAACCGTGCGCACGCTTCCCCGCGGGGCCGGCATCTCCTCGAGCACGGACACCGCGAACTCCCCGTACAGGGTAAGGATCACGGTGCGGGGGATGGGGGTAGCGGACATGACGAGGATGTTCGTGCCCGCCCCCTTGGCCTCGAGCGCTGCCCGCTGGATGACCCCGAACCGGTGCTGCTCGTCCACCACCGCCAGGGCCAGATCGTGGAACGCCACGTCCTCCTGGATCAGGGCGTGGGTCCCCACCACCACGTCCACCTCCCCGGCGGCCACCGCGGCGAGCATCTGCCGCCGTCCTTTCCGCCCAAGGTCCCCCACCAAAAGACCCACCCGCACCGGGAGATCCCGGAATAGCTCCTGCAGCACGAGGTAGTGTTGCTCGGCCAGGATCTCGGTGGGGGCCATCACCGCCGCCTGGGCCCCGGCGGAGGCGGCCATGACGCACGCCCCAGCCGCCACCGCCGTCTTGCCCGAGCCCACGTCCCCTTGGAGAAGGCGCAGCATGGGGTAAGGGGCGCGGAGGTCGGCG is a window encoding:
- a CDS encoding MMPL family transporter, whose product is MLKRLVRGIVQHPAWVLVGIGAVTLAFAAFLPRLGFQADYSRMLPAEDPVVAQYERTRDLFGAGSLFMFAMAAAEGDTIFNLPSLTKLYAITDELRSLVDEGLLEEVISPANVKIVEGTATTIRVHTILPGPPATEEDVALFREKALGERQIRDSLVLADGSGAVLVLKLRPEVEDREDVMAQVLAKLEEIETRYAGPERFYIAGDAAFLVYVNRYMRRDLGFLLPVVIAVVVAVLFVSFRTVRGVVLPLAVVLVAVIWTLGLLAMTGTKLTMISTFLPVLLVAVGSAYGIHVVNDYSQRTGWGGDRRERVAATVEDMFIPVLGAALTTAAGFLTLLSSFLNPTKEFGLFSAFGVMVAFVLTITLIPAVLALLPSPKPRRKGTRPWLDRAAARGAAFLARRPVWTVVAAALVLSAFLAGVPLLKVESDVTKYFRANSPVVRGLNFVEDRFGGSQELSVVIDTGRRDGLKDPEVLRFMDRLQGFLEGRPEVGSTSSLADLVKETYFTLRGDDPAYYAVPENAKAVAQVLLLYEMGGGEVTRSMATRDFGKGRITARVRSVGLEGFAELTRAVDGFVGREMPSGVLSYYLTGSPSLYIQLSKKLIQSQVVSLGASLGAVGAIVAVLMASLGAGLLSLIPLVVSIAGNFGIMGYAGAYLDMATVMIASLSVGIGVDYAVHFLSRYRRERAAGRGHEEALAETFRTSGRGILVNAATLTLGFLVMLLSNFGALVTFGWLITVTMLTSLVGALFILPAALGWVRPAWLLPRVRLVRTGRGYRVQMAGADPPTDETKEVRDEARD
- a CDS encoding outer membrane lipoprotein-sorting protein; protein product: MKHGTEALLALAMLAVPLLALGQGITADDILAKVEDQGFFGTGRGNLYGALAVTIEEPGQAPVDYAFRVWAKEYPDGLTKTLLLYAAPEAVAGTMYLAHIPEEGMARMWLWLPALELVKELVGEEERKGEFISGSGITYDDVAQGFSYREDYTPQLVGEEAVGGHPTWVLALTPKGAKAEWARIRLWVHKDAYLVLKVEFYDRNGALARVLFAEDLVEDALGLRPSRLVVEDRTEKTRAVVEIQERSEAEIPDAYFLPENLPYLAP
- a CDS encoding DUF401 family protein translates to MSALIWAGFALSLAALLGLARWSLWGAMAVGAAILGVFTLPLREVIPTLAAVLTDPGVLLLGLAVSVMPLIGAAMERTGRMDALVENLGVGRRAVFALAPALLGMLPMPGGALLSSPLLERTGGATAEVRAAANVWFRHAMLFVYPISASLITAAKLAGLDVWTVLPYQLPALVLSAALGYIWLLRPVSGRLDPSGPRSPAALLAPLAILLAAPALDLLLKRAAHLPVPELATLAGVTASLALAAWGKLTVWDVVHLARRGKPWRFGLIVAGMFAYLAAFQRSGMPGLISGLHLPPQVLCLGIGWLLGFATGRQQAATSIVIPIYTASYGLMGPWAFAVTYFASYLGYLLSPLHPCLTVSAAHAGTTLGATWQRLLPPSVVALLVTAVAGFVVL
- the tgt gene encoding tRNA guanosine(34) transglycosylase Tgt, giving the protein MSSFRILAEVPGTEARLGELFTPHGVVQTPAFVAVATRGTVKALAVQDLEAIGVEVLIANTYHLALRPGAEAIGALGGLHGFTGWQGPWFTDSGGFQVFSLGAGKVHGVGKIAPIFPGAAPIRPMGESLVRLTEDGVRFRSVIDGSWIFFSPEEVILLERLLGADVILPLDECTSPFHDRAYTKAAMDRTHRWAERALRAFEGTQGLGPNPDQALWGIVQGGAYEDLRRASARTIASMGFPGFAIGGSLGRSKEDMHRVLEWTVAELPRDRPCHLLGIGAVEDILVAVSLGVDTFDCAAPTRLARNGVLLGFGEPRFRLSIKTGRLRRDDRPIEEGCDCLTCRRYPRAFLHHLFRSGELSYYRLATVHNLRFMVRLMDRIRTVLTRGAVPDLDLVREPPHG
- a CDS encoding queuosine salvage family protein, which codes for MENPVRTGSRWIVRRARWVRLDRNALDALAGWLVDLPLSTWEGRYHFRGAEELSLRYLLVLDALNFCFWPNKAWSVAGPAGERLTGYFALAYALRRAAEGDPEFFEPENMAALDVDGLRRILGDIALLPLRARVVREVGEALLRFGSARAFFAAARGSCRRLVELLTAHLPSFRDAAEYRGRAVFFHKRAQILCADLAGAFAGEGPGRLTDLDWLTAFADYKLPQILRAEGALALHPALAQRLDRMEPIPAGSPPEVELRAATVVAVEELTAALERRGRPLRAFEVDWLLWHLSQRQLPVPHHRTLTVFY
- the gatC gene encoding Asp-tRNA(Asn)/Glu-tRNA(Gln) amidotransferase subunit GatC; the encoded protein is MIDERTMERVEALSGLSLSPEERRHLRADLSRILDYFQKLQELPTEDVPPFTPLPGQVNAWREDEPRASVSPEEAMANAPAARDGYFFVPPVFEG
- the recG gene encoding ATP-dependent DNA helicase RecG, whose translation is MLARLERGEPAEEVWPGDIAHAPGVGAKRLSLLRRLGIHTIEDLLTFFPRRLEDRTRLVPIAEVGDGEAAMVQGVVRAKSRVKVRPGLELVKVAVDDGTGLLFAIWFNQPWLWDQIDQGQEYALWGRAQLRYGELQMENPVWERVGVNVQTGRWVPIYPTTEGLSQAILQGLIRRALNRFGSRIPEVVPREVRQRLGLLPRREAMAKIHFPDGPQDFERARQALAFEELFLLEVGVVRRRAQDRPTGRALVPDRAWMDRFLAGLPFRLTPSQQRALAAIDADLRAPYPMLRLLQGDVGSGKTAVAAGACVMAASAGAQAAVMAPTEILAEQHYLVLQELFRDLPVRVGLLVGDLGRKGRRQMLAAVAAGEVDVVVGTHALIQEDVAFHDLALAVVDEQHRFGVIQRAALEAKGAGTNILVMSATPIPRTVILTLYGEFAVSVLEEMPAPRGSVRTVWVSESHREEVYREVGGLLGQGEKGYVVFPLVEESAELDLRAAQSAYAELRQRFPDHGVGLLHGRMSPQEKRAALSAFREGEIQLLVATTVVEVGLDVPDASFLVIEHADRFGLAQLHQLRGRIGRKGQPAICFAIADPTADDARERLSAFRDLSDGFKIAEADLRIRGPGDLLGTQQHGFVSQLRAADLVRDLRLLERARAEALRVVEAGVPEALAREVDRRFGEALTLLGV